CTCCTTTCTTTAATGCTGAAGATATGCAAAAACTTTCTAATTTTCAGCTTGGTATAATCTTGTGTGCATGCAGGAACTATTTCCTGAACTGAAGGCATTTCTTGTAGGCCCTAACTGTTCCTATCTAAAGGTACATATAGCTTCACGTTTTGTTAGGAACATGTTTAATTCCTTCCTTCTActtgtttaattaaatttcataaatataATCGGGAATTTGGGATGCAGGCCCTTCAAGAATTGACGAGCTGTTTCGTTGTTGTTCATGTAAGTGTTATTgttccttttttaattttatattaagaTGTCTGTATTCTACATCCTTTTAGTCTAAACCATATGGTCATATCGACCTGATCTTAACAGAACCTCCATTTGATCTAATTGTGATTGTTGCAAATCACCCCCCTACTAAATGAGTCTTAATTTGCTTGTAAATGATCAGGACGACGTTGTCTTTGCTAAGGGCTCATTTAATGGACTAAGGATAGTCAGGATGGTTATGGAAGACTGctttgtttataaagtttctgcTGAATCCCTTATCGCCAGGGTTACAAAGGAGGGTTTGCATGGTTGGAGTGCGATGAATGGTATTCGAGATTTGCATATATGATTTTTTGAGATCTGGATGGAGTTTCTTTTCAATGAGAATTCTAGACgttatgaatatttggctaaGTATACTACTGAGACATTACAACATTCTTCTTGATTGCCTGCATTGCACAATTGACAAGCTATATACTTGACTTGCAAGCTAAGCCACTAACTAACCAAGTAACAACCCTGTACTCTCAGCTAATCAATTCACAATAGCTAATTTGGCAGGCATGTCACCCATTATTCCAACATTTATAAAATTTCTACGATAAATTACAAGAATTACACTAGTATCATATCAGATTACAGAGTAAAGGTTTCCAGTGTATTTGGTTAATTAACACCCACAAGGCGTAAGATTTTTGGTTCTGTGTCAGTCTACCAGACCATtttggtgtggaaacttttcCCGCCTACACCAGCAATATTGTGATCATACGTTGTCACCCGGATTCCTTGTTTACAATGTTCATCACCATTCAAGGAATATGGTTATGCAAAACCTTTATAATTGCGTATGGATTATGCTGATGTGGGCAAAAGGTGGATCAAAATTTTGTTAGGGTTTTCTAGTAGCAACCAAAAATTAACTTTGTTAGGGTTCTGTACTTTATTAGAGTCGCCTTTAATTTTTGCATTTCTTAATAACTAGTTGAGTGTAAAAAGAAGTTTAGATAATTGAGTTGGGTTTTCACAAGCGAGGGTGGTTTTTAGGAACTAATGTTGGATACAAAGATAtaataaatacataaatcaaATAGAATGTAAACCActttattgctagcccattgtaagTGAGattcttatgttcgattctcgctaaagacgaatttgaaccacattattactagcccatcgtgaggcttagcccactccctagtcccttagtgtagataaatatcgtttgttaaaaaaaaatcaaatagaaTGTGACTGTAGAGATGCAAAACATGGGTTCGAATAAAATTATGATATTTTTACATTGAGGGGGTTAGGGAATATATTGGTTGCCACTTGCCATTCCCGAGATtcaaatctaagacctctcacttacaagtaaagagaaataccaTTAGACTGAAATACTAAGAGctagtttgatattgttgtgctttttaaaaaaaaattgtttctgttGTGCTTCAAGAATAAACAATTGTAAAATATTTCTGTTGTGCTTCAAGAATAAAcaattgtaaaataaagttgttaagtgtttgataaactttttttttgtgcttataacaaaaaaaaaacagtgtctgagtgtttgataaacttttatataaaattaatgtggatatgttaaatgactaaaatgatatgttattgaatgtgatataataattgcCAAAGAGAATAATGCAGATTGCAGGGGCACAAATTTGAATTATATAAAGTATGCAGAGGTATACTTatggtttgaaaatttcattaaatgggCACTGTTCAttattctttgaaaaaaaaaaacttttttagaAGCATGAAAGACTCTGCTTCTACTTTTCTATTGTCATTGACAACAatgtttagaatttttttttttgttttaccaaacacatttgttGTGTTGCTCCAAATTTTTAATTAGCTGCTTTTTTTAGAAGCACCATAATCTCAAACCAACTCTAAGCGGCTAGACAAACACAATGTTAATCCACAccttattttgcattttatcatttatttgtGCCATTTGTTTTATGATAGCCTTTTAGTGTAagattttcatttaattttaatcttgaactaaagctgttttttttttttttttttttttttacaaattttttgtgGCTTTTCTGTTAAGAACTTTTGCCTTTGACCACGCTTTGAAATTCGAGTGTTTTTTCCTAGTCATGAGCACTAGGAGGGACTTACAAGTTTTTAATAACTTGGGTTAGACGCAacttataaatttatattttatttcgatATTTTTATACGGTTCTTTAGATTTAAATCCTTGCAACTCTTAAACTCTAGATAAAAACCCACATATATTATAACTTctaaataaaactcaaattttaaataTGATGTCATGTTGGATAAAAGATGTCCATGAATTTGTGTTTATTTACAAAATCATGCCACCAAATCTCTTATACGTTTCTTTTAGacatttaatttgtttaatatatttttaattttgtgtgaaCTCCTCCAATCCAAAACCTAATTAGATCAAATATATACGGACATATATTCTACATTTATGTATACTAATACCATAAAAAgaagtaggtaaattatttttgttacaaatttaaaaagtaggcacattaattttcatgtaattaaacaataggtaaattattttcataaaattaaacaatagatattgttttcaaaaaattaattttcatagtaGGTAAACTATTTTCATGTAATTATACTGTAGgtataaaattaaacaatagatattgttttcataaaattaattttcatgggtgaattattttcataaaattaaacaatagatattgttgaaaataaacactaaattaggtatattcaaattgaaatttattgtcaaaactcaaaaatttccaAATCAATTCCTCCATCTAGAACCATATTTCATGGCTACAAGACCTTGCCAAATTCAATGCACGTgatcaattaaaacaaaattacaagAACTTTCCATACTTGCTTAGATGGGGTATTAGGGatccaaaaattataaaaacagacACACAAACTTAATTTGGTAAGTTGCTTAGTTGGATCCTAATCATTGGGTTTTATTCGGATAAATATTATATGATGGGCTAGAGGCTAGAAAAAATGAGTTTGGAGGGGGAAAGTTAAATTTTCAGTAAATTTAATCTACGACACATATGCCCCAATGATAGAGATCAATGATATCTACATATAATATAAATGCAAATGTGTAATATTAATATATGTGGTTTATTTTCCACATTTCATTTGTTAAAGGTATGAATCAAAAGCTCCAAAAAATGTAATGTAATTTTGACATCACCCAATAATCCTTCCTAGAACCCAAAACTTTCTGCTACTTTAACAAAGCGCAGAGTACCATAATAAGCCCTTGCACCTCGAGTTCTAATCTTGTCAATAAGGTGTCCAGCATGGACTTTGTAATATATGCAGTCTTCAACAACTATCCTGACTAGCCTTAATCCTTCGAATGAGCCCGTAGCAACAACTGTTTCGGTCTTCCACTAATCATttacatgattaagaatcattgAACAGAAAAAGGTAGTGTCTAATGTAGCAACCAAAATTACAAAGAAAGATTAACACTTACATTAACGACGATAAAACAACCTGTCAGTTCTCTAAGTGCCTGCATCCCAATCATATATGGTAAACAAACAGCTCGGAGAAAGAATTAACCAACTATTCATTTTCGTAGGGTATATCTTTTTCGTTTTAAGACTCAAGGTTCAAAATCTTAAGTAACTTTTATTCACCTTTATGTAGATATCATCGGGGCCTATGAGAAGTTCCTTCCATTCACCAGGTTCCACCTGCACGCAATTGCAGAGATTTACATAGCTGCCTAAGCTCACTCTATTCCCACAACATTAGTTGTTCAAAAATTTATTAAACCTTATTGATTCCAAATTTTGAGATTAACCCGTAATCTTGATTCCCAAACTTGATGATCTCATACTGCCTTGCATTCAACAATTCTATTGcctgaaataaataaataaattgttactcaaatcagaaaaaaaaatacaaaatagacATCACAGAGGAGAAAAGGAATTTCATtggcaaaacaaaaaaaataaattatctgACAGAATAGATGACAGGTTAcatgcaagaaaacaataaaattaaagatGTCTTATGTACCTGAGGTGTCCGATCACTTGGCAAAAGGTCAAGAACAACCCTAGCCTTATCAAAAATATCTTGGTCCACATCCCATTTCGCTCTTGAGATTATCATAAAACTCTCAACCTTAGGGGCCAACTTGTTTTTTGTATAAGACACAAACCAAAGAAGATAAGTAAGAAGCCAAGGTGGCCAAAATGTCCATAACCTTAACCCTAATAGCCAAAACATTTGGCAATGAAACTTCTTTGAAATTTATGCTAAAGTCTCTAACTCTCTAGGGTAGATAATTTGAAACAAATTGACAGGGCATTAACAAGGGCATCTAATCTAGAGTAGATGTACATAGTCTCTGGAAGAGTTGTAATAATGAAATACCAGATGGAGTTCGCATGAAATACCATGCTCTTCTAAGAAAGATTTCACCTTCGGCCAAGCTTCTAGCACATACTTTTCTGCATATAACAGTGAAGGTTTATTTGAAATCAGTTATCTCAAACTGTATGATTGTAATTTATGAGTAACAATTTAAAACACACAACCAaatccaaattgctccattcaAACggataacaaattaataataagAGGACAGGAAGGTCACCTTTGTCTTTGGGAAAATTCGTACGGTAATAGATGTTATCTCCACAACTGTTCGACTCCTCTTCAATTGGCTTGGAGTTATCGCGCTTTTGGGGGATGCCGTTCTCGTCGACCTCCAATGGTCCATGCTGCTTGTTTTGAAACCCTACTAGAAATCAATTAGGTAAATTAATAATGATACGATCGAATATAGAAAAtaatgagaagaaaaagaaaggtatGCAGTTACAAATCACAACAATTCAGATATGCGAATCTTGAATACCATTCATCACCCTGGCACAATGAACACCCGCCTCTTTAACCCTATTGATAAGGTACTCGGCAGCAACACGATAAACAAAGCAGTCTTCCACAATCATCCTGACTATCCTTAGACCATTAAATGAACCCGTAGCCAGAACATCGTGTCCCTGTTAATTTAATAGAATTTAAAACTaattacattaaaaataaaaaaataaaaaaaaataaaactcactTCATCTCGTGGTTCTGTTTAAGATGTACAAAACCAGAAAGAGGTATACAAGTCAAACATTAATAGGAAGGGAAAAGGAATAATACTTACACAAACAACGATAGAACAACCCGTCAATTCTTGTAGATCCTGCACGCCAGTTATATTGTAAAACATTGCTAGAAGAAAATTAAATACGTCCATAACAAAACGTGAGATATATTTTTGCCTTTTGATATCTCTATTTGTGTCTTTTTGTGAACGGGGACAGTaaacatggtttcaaatttaAATCCCTCTATGCACCTTTAGAAAGCAGCCCCCGGGACCCTGAAAAATTGACCTCAATCCCCAGTAATGGCCCTGCATTCAATTATTAGACCAATATGATCAAAAGTGAGTTTTTCCATATAATATTGAGAGTTTATCACTTATAAGAAAAATTTGCAGGCACGTACGAAATGTAAGCCATACACACCTCTGGGATTGCATATTTTGAGCAAAGCCCGCCCACTTGATACCCAATTTTGATTATGTCATATTGAGGATTATAGAGAAATTCTAGTGCCTGCAATAAAACAAGTTAGGAAATTTATACAGAATAGGATCAATTTCCTTCATATGCTGTTTCCGGAAAAGAGGAGAAAAAGCATTGAAAAATTAACTTCAAATCAATTGAACTCATATCTTACAGATAGCAAAGGATCTGCCGACCGAAACTTGGCTACTTTCGAAATATTATCTTCGAAAAAAAGGTTAATAACAACGTTAGCCTTGATGAAAATGTCTTCGTGCACATGCCTTCGGAGTGCCGATAATGTCATGAAACCCTCATCCTGACCATTTATTTGAATTAACACTCATCAATCCTGAGTGGATTGCGCAAAGAATATAAGTTATTATTTATTAGGACATACCAGATCTAGTGTGCATGAAATATCATAAAATTGTAGAGCATGTTTCAGCATGGGCTGAGCTTCTAGCAGGTCTTCTTGCGCACATAGTCATGGAAAGGTTCATATGTCAAAGtatttgttttaataaaagGTAAGGATAACAATTAACAATAATAAGAACAAGAGAGTACGTTACCCTTGTTTAAGTAACTATACTTTGTAAAGAAGAAATCGGACGAggggaaatccttctcgatttCCATTAATTCCTGTGCTGATTTTTTTTCCCAAGTAGTGAGAGACCAGACGAATTGAAGATTTTAATGGAAAGTTGCCAAAGGTAATGGTTAGGAGAAGGTATTTTTGCGGGAAATGTTtggggaagaagaggaaaattCAGGAGCTTTTAGGATTTTAACGCTGCAAAATTAGAGGAGAAATAAGGTTAGGGTTCTAAACTTTAAGAGGTGTAGTCAAACTAGAATTTGAGGAGATTTTAaaggaggaggattctctcccctcctaatcTCTTCTCACTTACATCTCCTCCTACTTGAACGGTTACGGTTAGGTcacatcaacatcttatattgatttttttatagagataataagataaaaaaataaagtatgAGAGGGATTAGAATACGATGGGAGAGAATCCTTCCGATTTTAAAAGACTGTGCATGTTCACCACACATTTTAAATCTTGCCATGTGTCTAACCAAGGTCAActtttatattttatgtttcttttttaaTGTTGAAAACATTTCGAAGACAAAACCCGAAAAAAGTCAAGAGTCACTAATTACTATCTATTgttcataagaaaaaaaattcaacaaattagGGAAGGGATTACCCACCAAGTCCCGAATGTTGTCCTGGAGGTAGGAGAGAGGCAGGATTCGCGGCGGTTTTCGGAAACGACGACCACGGTAGACGATGATATAGGGCGCGTCTAATAATATATTTCAATTTTGCAGAAATCATTGGTTTTTGACAATTATTAATAGGAGCAAATATATAGTGTATGTCATGAATTCGCTTAATCATCGGCTGCTACAGAAAGACTGGAAAGATGTTATCGATACGTAAGTTGGTCTATAATAGCAAGTTATCCAAAGTTTGTGATTAAATATCGTTCATTATAAGCTAAGTCTGTTTTAGTGTTGTAGTGGGATTCAAGGATATAATAAGCAAACTGGTAGACAAAATAAAGTACTGGAGTGGAGAATCCTACAGGTATCTTAGAGTTTAGGGTATAATATCATTCGATTAGTTGATTACACTATCACTAAGAATGTAATACACAATCACCTATTTTGGACCTTGGTGCACAAATGCAGGGCACTCCTCAATAAAAAGGTGGGGTAGAATGTGGCTATTTTCTGATGTTATACATGAAAGAGATAATTGAAGATACAAGCCCTGTCGTTTCACACTAAGGTACTATCTTTTGGTGCTAATTTGCATTTATTTACTAAAAAATTGATTTCATGAGTATGAATTAGATGTTGAATTTGTATAattagttgtttttgtttggtttgcTTGAGAATAGGGTTGGAATAGAACTTACTTCTTATACTTATTTCAGTTTGCCAACACTGAGAAGGTATACACCCCAAAAGATATTGACTCAGTACGATGTGAATGGGCAACTTTCTTCTGCAGCAAGTTACCTCAAGATACAAGTTCTGAATTCTTATGATATGAGATCAAGAAATGTTCTGTGCAATTCTTTCTGAGATTTTGATGTAGGATTATGTCTACTAGTTTGTAAGCGAGGATTTGAAAAAAGAGTACCAACTAATATGGCATATATGCATGATGACTATCTATTTAATGTATGATCGATCAATGAGGTTGAAAAACGATGAAAGCATATGATACCTCCATTTTAGGGTTAATATACATGTATGATGTTAATATGCCTACGTTATAGGGCAAACACAAAAaactttaatatttttagaaaataaaattgattttgttgcagtcatatttagaataggaatgtgattgtgtaaatcctagagaaTATgtgaatgtatcttatattcttgttaggagtagattacctattaaatgttgtaatcctaaagggaaatgtTTTACCTATctaactactataaataaagggcacaatggggtgaatcaaacacacctcacaattaaatcaatctctctaaCCATAgccgcccccccccccctctctctctctaaaccctagatcgttcaatccaataggcctacaacatatttgtataaatggagGTGGATTACATTATAGgagtgtgatattcacacactccattttacttctcacacacctttttaattttcagccgtcagatcagatgaattgaagaagatcaattgacagaaattatcaagggttgtgtgagaagtaaaatggggtgtgtggatagcacacccctacaTTATAaagcaaaaacacaaaaaacg
This is a stretch of genomic DNA from Malus domestica chromosome 02, GDT2T_hap1. It encodes these proteins:
- the LOC103426723 gene encoding uncharacterized protein isoform X3 produces the protein MEIEKDFPSSDFFFTKYSYLNKDLLEAQPMLKHALQFYDISCTLDLDEGFMTLSALRRHVHEDIFIKANVVINLFFEDNISKVAKFRSADPLLSALEFLYNPQYDIIKIGYQVGGLCSKYAIPEGHYWGLRSIFQGPGGCFLKDLQELTGCSIVVCGHDVLATGSFNGLRIVRMIVEDCFVYRVAAEYLINRVKEAGVHCARVMNVGFQNKQHGPLEVDENGIPQKRDNSKPIEEESNSCGDNIYYRTNFPKDKEKYVLEAWPKVKSFLEEHGISCELHLVESFMIISRAKWDVDQDIFDKARVVLDLLPSDRTPQAIELLNARQYEIIKFGNQDYGLISKFGINKVEPGEWKELLIGPDDIYIKALRELTGCFIVVNWKTETVVATGSFEGLRLVRIVVEDCIYYKVHAGHLIDKIRTRGARAYYGTLRFVKVAESFGF
- the LOC103426723 gene encoding uncharacterized protein isoform X1 → MEIEKDFPSSDFFFTKYSYLNKDLLEAQPMLKHALQFYDISCTLDLDEGFMTLSALRRHVHEDIFIKANVVINLFFEDNISKVAKFRSADPLLSALEFLYNPQYDIIKIGYQVGGLCSKYAIPEGHYWGLRSIFQGPGGCFLKDLQELTGCSIVVCGHDVLATGSFNGLRIVRMIVEDCFVYRVAAEYLINRVKEAGVHCARVMNVGFQNKQHGPLEVDENGIPQKRDNSKPIEEESNSCGDNIYYRTNFPKDKEKYVLEAWPKVKSFLEEHGISCELHLLAPKVESFMIISRAKWDVDQDIFDKARVVLDLLPSDRTPQAIELLNARQYEIIKFGNQDYGLISKFGINKVEPGEWKELLIGPDDIYIKALRELTGCFIVVNWKTETVVATGSFEGLRLVRIVVEDCIYYKVHAGHLIDKIRTRGARAYYGTLRFVKVAESFGF
- the LOC103426723 gene encoding uncharacterized protein isoform X2; this translates as MEIEKDFPSSDFFFTKYSYLNKDLLEAQPMLKHALQFYDISCTLDLDEGFMTLSALRRHVHEDIFIKANVVINLFFEDNISKVAKFRSADPLLSALEFLYNPQYDIIKIGYQVGGLCSKYAIPEGHYWGLRSIFQGPGGCFLKDLQELTGCSIVVCGHDVLATGSFNGLRIVRMIVEDCFVYRVAAEYLINRVKEAGVHCARVMNGFQNKQHGPLEVDENGIPQKRDNSKPIEEESNSCGDNIYYRTNFPKDKEKYVLEAWPKVKSFLEEHGISCELHLLAPKVESFMIISRAKWDVDQDIFDKARVVLDLLPSDRTPQAIELLNARQYEIIKFGNQDYGLISKFGINKVEPGEWKELLIGPDDIYIKALRELTGCFIVVNWKTETVVATGSFEGLRLVRIVVEDCIYYKVHAGHLIDKIRTRGARAYYGTLRFVKVAESFGF